ATCCAGAATTTATTAGTCCTGTGAAAGATCAGATTGCTGCGGACTCATTAAATGCTAGCTTCGTATTGAATGAGGTAGCTGGGCAATTCATTAGCATGTTTGAGAATATGAAGAGTGAATATCTACAGGAACGTGCTGCAGATATGCGCGATGTAACCAAGCGAATTCTAAAGCACTTACTAGGTTTAAATTATGTGAGTGCATCTGAGATTAGCGAGGAAGTTATTGTTATTGCTGAAGACTTAACACCTTCAGATACAGCGCAGCTAAATCGTCAATATGTTAAAGGTTTTACAACGAATATCGGAGGAAGAACCTCTCATTCAGCCATTATGGCTCGTTCACTTGAAATTCCTGCTGTTGTAGGTACTCAAGAAGTATTGAAACAAGTAACAAGTGGGGATCTTGTCATTGTAGATGGACTTGCGGGTGAAGTACTTATTAATCCTTCTGAAGAAACAGTTGCAGAGTATCGTGTGAAACAACACGAATATGATCTGCAAATGGCAGAATGGAAGAAACTTCGTGATGAGCCTACAGTTACTCAAGATGGTAAGCATGTTGAGTTAGCAGCTAATATTGGAACACCAGCTGATGTTGAAGGTGTACTTGAGCATGGTGGAGAAGCTGTCGGTTTATACCGTACTGAATTTCTATACATGGGACGGGATAAACTTCCATCTGAAGATGTTCAGTATAAAGCATACAAGACCGTTCTTGAGAAAATGGAAGGTAAGCCTGTCGTAGTTCGTACACTAGATATCGGTGGAGATAAGGAACTTCCTTATCTGGAAATGCCAAAGGAAATGAATCCGTTCCTAGGCTTCAGAGCGATCCGTTTGTGTCTGGATCGTCAAGATATTTTCCGTGTACAATTACGAGCTTTACTTCGGGCTAGCGTATACGGGAACCTACGAATTATGTTTCCGATGATTGCTACCTTGGGTGAGTTCAGACAAGCTAAAGCATTGCTGCTTGAAGAGAAGGCGAACTTAGCTGCTGAAGGAATTGAAGTAGCAGAAGATATTCAACTGGGCATTATGGTGGAGATTCCAAGTACTGCTGTACTTGCAGATCTGTTTGCTAAAGAGGTCGATTTCTTCAGCATCGGTACCAATGATCTGATTCAATATACAATGGCAGCAGATCGAATGAACGAACGTGTATCTTATTTATATCAACCTTATAATCCATCTATCCTTAGATTGGTCAATATGGTCATTGAAGCTGCGCATAAGGAAGGCCGTTGGGTCGGAATGTGTGGTGAAATGGCTGGTGATACAACAGCCATTCCTTTATTGCTAGGATTAGGTCTTGATGAATTCAGCATGAGTGCTTCTTCCATTCTTCCTGCACGAAGCTTGATCGCGAAGTTGTCTACATCGGAAATGCAACAACTAGCCGCAACAGCTCTTACGTGCGCTACTTCGGAAGAAGTAGTGGAATTAGTCAAGAACACGCTAGGTGAGTAACCATTATTTAGTATTGATATCATTCTCTAGCTGACGGAACTGTGATGCTATGTTGTACTTGTTCTGACAATCCGTCATATCAAAGAGCGGTTTTCCTTATGGAAACCGCTCTTTGCATTCCATTTAGTTACATGTAGACTTCAAAGTCTGTTTATGTGCGCATGTGGTTTCATCGATTGCTGTAACAAAATGTATTAAAAAACGGGGCTATGGCAATGATTATGAGGCTATAATCAAGCTGACCCTTATCATGATGAGCTGGCAATGTTCGGAACTAATGAACAAGTGATCCATATGGTGAAGGCTGGGAGGTTAGAGTTCATTCGAGGGGATGGGCTTTTTTACCTTGACGACTGAAGAAAAATAAGGGATAGGGTAATCATTTGTCGAATCAACACAGAAGTGGGTTACATATAACCTTAATTTGATCGATATGAAGATAATACCCTTGCAAAAAAGGCATGTGGTACATAGGATATGTTGAAAGCGATTTTTTGATATGATATAAGGCTATGTTGTAAATAATTTTTTTCTAAGGCACAATATGGTGGTGAAATTAGATGATGAATATAACAAGTTATTATGAAGGTCGAGATTTGGGCTGCAACTATTCAGCAAGTGGCAGTACATTTAAAGTTTGGGCGCCAACGGCGAGTCTCGTATCCCTAGTTCTATATAAAGATGCAGGTCATTATAAT
The nucleotide sequence above comes from Paenibacillus sp. IHBB 10380. Encoded proteins:
- the ptsP gene encoding phosphoenolpyruvate--protein phosphotransferase produces the protein MNKISGIAASAGIAIARAFILEHPDYSIEKQQVDDAWAEITKLDDALEKSRIELEAIKDRTLQELGEKKAEIFESHLLILSDPEFISPVKDQIAADSLNASFVLNEVAGQFISMFENMKSEYLQERAADMRDVTKRILKHLLGLNYVSASEISEEVIVIAEDLTPSDTAQLNRQYVKGFTTNIGGRTSHSAIMARSLEIPAVVGTQEVLKQVTSGDLVIVDGLAGEVLINPSEETVAEYRVKQHEYDLQMAEWKKLRDEPTVTQDGKHVELAANIGTPADVEGVLEHGGEAVGLYRTEFLYMGRDKLPSEDVQYKAYKTVLEKMEGKPVVVRTLDIGGDKELPYLEMPKEMNPFLGFRAIRLCLDRQDIFRVQLRALLRASVYGNLRIMFPMIATLGEFRQAKALLLEEKANLAAEGIEVAEDIQLGIMVEIPSTAVLADLFAKEVDFFSIGTNDLIQYTMAADRMNERVSYLYQPYNPSILRLVNMVIEAAHKEGRWVGMCGEMAGDTTAIPLLLGLGLDEFSMSASSILPARSLIAKLSTSEMQQLAATALTCATSEEVVELVKNTLGE